A single genomic interval of Nocardioides nitrophenolicus harbors:
- a CDS encoding class II aldolase/adducin family protein gives MSRLRSAVAAASRQLADAGLLVGTAGNVSARAGDLVAITATGVRLGACSPDDVTVVDLDGALVEGTLAPTSELALHLGVYAHGPAAAVVHTHAPFATALACVLDALPVLHYQQLALGGEIRVAPYATFGTAELADHVRTALAGRGAALLANHGSVTVGGSLDAAVENALLLEWLCQLHHRASALGPPRVLTEEQQADVIRAALERGYGSTQEI, from the coding sequence ATGAGCCGGCTCAGGAGCGCGGTCGCGGCCGCGTCCCGGCAGCTCGCCGACGCCGGCCTGCTGGTCGGCACCGCCGGCAACGTCAGCGCCCGCGCGGGCGACCTGGTCGCGATCACCGCCACCGGCGTCCGGCTCGGCGCCTGCTCCCCCGACGACGTCACCGTCGTCGACCTCGACGGTGCCCTCGTCGAGGGCACCCTCGCCCCCACCAGCGAGCTCGCCCTCCACCTCGGCGTGTACGCCCACGGGCCGGCCGCCGCGGTCGTCCACACCCACGCTCCGTTCGCGACCGCCCTCGCCTGCGTGCTCGACGCGCTGCCGGTGCTCCACTACCAGCAGCTCGCACTGGGCGGCGAGATCCGCGTGGCGCCGTACGCCACCTTCGGCACGGCCGAGCTCGCCGACCACGTCCGGACCGCGCTGGCCGGCCGCGGCGCCGCGCTGCTGGCCAACCACGGCTCGGTCACGGTCGGCGGCTCGCTCGACGCCGCGGTCGAGAACGCGCTGCTGCTGGAGTGGCTGTGCCAGCTGCACCACCGGGCCAGCGCCCTCGGCCCGCCGCGGGTGCTCACCGAGGAGCAGCAGGCCGACGTCATCCGGGCCGCGCTCGAGCGCGGCTACGGCAGCACCCAGGAGATCTGA
- a CDS encoding carbohydrate kinase family protein translates to MSMVVAAVGVHVLDTHVLGIESIPAGSEGQLVETIRMSPAGTAGGTAVVLSRLGATVRSYGAVGTDPVGDTLLALLRREGVDVAGLVRKDAAQTSASVLPVRPDGARPAWHCIGANGALTLDDLPADVLDGVTHLHLGGPEFLGGDAAADLLARAQAAGITTSVDILAPGDPGMLDWIAAALPHTDHLLPNDEQVLGFTGATTLAEGARALVAAGAGCVAVTQGARGALVATAETVTEVPAYAVEVVDTTGCGDAFSAGYLRGLALGRTPVEAAALGCATAAQVAQGLGTDAGDYDLAAVEALLARA, encoded by the coding sequence ATGAGCATGGTGGTCGCCGCCGTCGGCGTGCACGTCCTCGACACCCACGTCCTCGGGATCGAGTCCATCCCGGCGGGCTCCGAGGGCCAGCTGGTCGAGACCATCCGGATGTCGCCGGCCGGCACCGCCGGCGGCACCGCCGTCGTGCTCAGCCGGCTGGGCGCCACCGTCCGCTCGTACGGCGCCGTCGGCACCGATCCCGTCGGCGACACCCTGCTCGCGCTGCTGCGCCGGGAGGGCGTCGACGTCGCCGGCCTGGTGCGCAAGGACGCGGCGCAGACCTCGGCGTCGGTGCTGCCGGTCCGGCCCGACGGCGCCCGCCCGGCCTGGCACTGCATCGGCGCCAACGGGGCGCTCACGCTCGACGACCTGCCTGCCGACGTACTCGACGGCGTGACCCACCTGCACCTCGGCGGACCGGAGTTCCTCGGCGGCGACGCGGCCGCCGACCTGCTGGCCCGCGCCCAAGCCGCCGGGATCACCACGTCCGTCGACATCCTCGCGCCCGGCGACCCCGGCATGCTGGACTGGATCGCGGCCGCGCTGCCCCACACCGACCACCTGCTGCCCAACGACGAGCAGGTCCTCGGCTTCACCGGTGCCACCACCCTGGCCGAGGGCGCGCGGGCCCTGGTCGCGGCCGGCGCGGGCTGCGTGGCGGTCACCCAGGGCGCTCGGGGCGCACTGGTGGCCACCGCCGAGACGGTGACCGAGGTGCCGGCGTACGCCGTCGAGGTGGTCGACACCACCGGCTGCGGGGACGCCTTCTCCGCCGGCTACCTGCGCGGGCTGGCGCTGGGCCGGACGCCGGTCGAGGCGGCCGCGCTCGGCTGCGCCACCGCCGCCCAGGTGGCGCAGGGTCTCGGCACCGACGCCGGCGACTACGACCTCGCGGCGGTCGAGGCGCTCCTCGCCCGGGCCTGA
- a CDS encoding PucR family transcriptional regulator → MSSESVPSELAPWLLAYVAEQAQPDRVDAWVDRVASAIVREMPEVAAVEGLPELLRVTVREHWVAFLGDIAQPEQHFHLPEAARRLSVDVADRQLPLESLIRFYRVAQQEVWAYVSELIKALPPADFDRADLLMYFWNRAGIWLDESITESVTAYQAARSRVLAGAAAQRFESVRSILAGELADPREASAALGGYPISVHHTALVLSAGNAERAGALEALAADLARRIGAANPLVVKPGGRQLWMWLGTRDQPDLTGLAAAAADLRVESVVVGVGSATPHLSGFAASHREAQGTLRVTAPDTDDWLAVYADVELPVLLGCSPEVDRFMTRRLGPLAGDDESVQRIRETLAAYLDSGGSAEEAAQALVVHRNTIRYRLGQAEEMLGEPVTRISPQLAVALRHHQLFHRS, encoded by the coding sequence ATGAGCAGCGAGTCCGTGCCGTCCGAGCTCGCACCCTGGCTGCTGGCCTACGTCGCCGAGCAGGCTCAGCCGGACCGGGTCGACGCGTGGGTGGACCGGGTGGCCAGCGCGATCGTGCGCGAGATGCCCGAGGTGGCCGCGGTCGAGGGACTGCCGGAGCTGCTGCGGGTGACCGTCCGCGAGCACTGGGTGGCCTTCCTCGGTGACATCGCCCAGCCCGAGCAGCACTTCCACCTGCCCGAGGCGGCGCGCCGGCTGTCGGTGGACGTGGCCGACCGGCAGCTGCCGCTGGAGTCGCTGATCCGCTTCTACCGGGTCGCCCAGCAGGAGGTGTGGGCCTACGTCAGCGAGCTGATCAAGGCACTGCCGCCGGCCGACTTCGACCGGGCCGACCTGCTCATGTACTTCTGGAACCGGGCCGGCATCTGGCTCGACGAGTCGATCACCGAGTCGGTGACGGCCTACCAGGCGGCCCGCTCCAGGGTGCTGGCCGGCGCGGCGGCGCAACGCTTCGAGTCGGTGCGCTCGATCCTGGCCGGCGAGCTGGCCGACCCGCGCGAGGCCTCCGCCGCGCTGGGCGGCTACCCGATCTCGGTCCACCACACCGCGCTCGTGCTCTCCGCCGGGAACGCCGAGCGGGCCGGCGCCCTCGAGGCGCTCGCCGCCGACCTGGCCCGCCGGATCGGCGCCGCCAACCCGCTCGTCGTCAAGCCGGGCGGGCGGCAGCTGTGGATGTGGCTCGGCACCCGCGACCAGCCGGACCTGACCGGTCTCGCCGCGGCCGCCGCGGACCTGCGGGTCGAGAGCGTGGTCGTCGGCGTCGGCTCCGCCACCCCTCACCTCAGCGGCTTCGCCGCCTCCCACCGCGAGGCGCAGGGCACGCTGCGGGTCACCGCCCCCGACACCGACGACTGGCTGGCTGTGTACGCCGACGTCGAGCTCCCCGTCCTGCTCGGCTGCTCACCGGAGGTCGACCGGTTCATGACCCGTCGGCTCGGACCGCTCGCCGGCGACGACGAGTCCGTCCAGCGGATCCGCGAGACGCTGGCGGCCTACCTCGACAGCGGGGGCAGCGCCGAGGAGGCCGCGCAGGCGCTCGTGGTGCACCGCAACACGATCCGGTACCGGCTCGGCCAGGCCGAGGAGATGCTGGGCGAGCCGGTCACCAGGATCAGTCCGCAGCTCGCGGTCGCGCTGCGCCACCACCAGCTGTTCCACCGCTCCTGA
- a CDS encoding TetR/AcrR family transcriptional regulator — protein MPSATVEPSAGPSRRRVPAQARSRERVERILDSAARLVVTNGVEGLTTRSIAEAAGLPVASLYQYFTDKEAVLLALCERDMAEMDDQVATDLAAVAELTVASLVDTVMRAFVKVYHRRPAFMQIWMRGRTNPAIYDYGRLHNRRTAENLLAFGLDAGLLAAGPYDADQLAAVAELAVEVGDRAFQVAFENDPRGDAFLIDQAIALVTGYLDRIATGR, from the coding sequence ATGCCTTCCGCCACCGTCGAGCCCAGCGCGGGCCCGAGCCGCCGCCGGGTCCCCGCCCAGGCCCGGTCCCGGGAGCGGGTGGAGCGGATCCTCGACTCGGCCGCGCGGCTCGTCGTGACCAACGGCGTCGAGGGGCTCACGACACGCTCGATCGCGGAGGCGGCAGGGCTGCCGGTCGCCTCGCTCTACCAGTACTTCACCGACAAGGAGGCCGTGCTCCTCGCGCTGTGCGAGCGCGACATGGCCGAGATGGACGACCAGGTCGCCACCGACCTCGCCGCCGTCGCCGAGCTCACCGTCGCCTCGCTCGTCGACACCGTGATGCGCGCGTTCGTGAAGGTCTATCACCGCCGCCCGGCCTTCATGCAGATCTGGATGCGCGGGCGCACGAACCCGGCCATCTACGACTACGGGCGCCTCCACAACCGTCGTACCGCCGAGAACCTGCTCGCCTTCGGCCTCGACGCCGGGCTGCTCGCCGCCGGGCCGTACGACGCCGACCAGCTCGCCGCCGTCGCCGAGCTGGCCGTCGAGGTCGGCGACCGGGCCTTCCAGGTGGCCTTCGAGAACGACCCGCGCGGCGACGCCTTCCTCATCGACCAGGCGATCGCGCTGGTCACCGGCTACCTCGACCGGATCGCCACCGGGCGATGA
- a CDS encoding GNAT family N-acetyltransferase, with the protein MSPEIRAPRPDESEAALRVVADAFGAEGAAVAGLWRDVVSRGLDRAQLVAVAPDGAVVGHVGLSHGWLDTRPRLLDLLVLSPLSVAPAHQAGGIGTTLLRAAVAEADRLGAPLVVLEGDPGYYGRRGWVPAADLDIEAPTHRVPGPAFQAVPLATYESWMRGRVVYREVWWEHDSAGLRDPLLAQVEAALERGRPAETPAAP; encoded by the coding sequence GTGAGTCCCGAGATCCGCGCCCCGCGCCCCGACGAGAGCGAGGCCGCGCTGCGGGTCGTCGCCGACGCCTTCGGCGCGGAGGGTGCCGCCGTGGCGGGCCTGTGGCGCGATGTCGTCTCCCGCGGCCTGGACCGGGCCCAGCTGGTCGCCGTGGCCCCGGACGGTGCGGTGGTCGGTCACGTCGGCCTCAGCCATGGCTGGCTGGACACCCGGCCCCGCCTGCTGGACCTGCTCGTCCTCAGCCCGTTGAGCGTCGCCCCCGCCCACCAGGCCGGCGGCATCGGCACCACGCTGCTGCGCGCCGCGGTCGCCGAGGCCGACCGGCTCGGCGCCCCGCTCGTCGTCCTCGAGGGCGACCCCGGCTACTACGGCCGCCGCGGCTGGGTCCCGGCCGCCGACCTCGACATCGAGGCACCCACCCACCGGGTCCCCGGTCCGGCCTTCCAGGCGGTGCCGCTGGCGACGTACGAGAGCTGGATGCGGGGCCGGGTCGTCTACCGCGAGGTGTGGTGGGAGCACGACTCGGCGGGGCTGCGGGACCCGCTGCTCGCCCAGGTGGAGGCGGCTCTCGAGCGCGGGCGCCCGGCCGAGACGCCCGCCGCGCCCTAG
- a CDS encoding ArsR/SmtB family transcription factor, translating to MTEQRPGVVTPDLAGLRALSHPTRLRILSHLRIEGPATATTLATRFGLNSGATSYHLRQLAEHGFVVDDAERGNARERWWRAAHQETHSRAADARTPEERDVADAFLQAATVMYAQNLQAAMEERPLLPKEWRAASTVSDWVHTIPASRAAELTARIKELIASCEDEPGEDAVPFAFQIQAFPVPGHVAPRDE from the coding sequence ATGACCGAGCAGCGACCCGGCGTGGTGACCCCCGACCTGGCGGGGCTGCGGGCCCTGTCCCACCCGACCCGGCTGCGGATCCTCAGCCACCTGCGGATCGAGGGGCCGGCGACGGCCACCACGCTGGCCACCCGGTTCGGGCTCAACAGCGGCGCGACGTCGTACCACCTGCGCCAGCTCGCCGAGCACGGCTTCGTGGTCGACGACGCGGAGCGGGGCAACGCGCGGGAGCGCTGGTGGCGGGCGGCGCACCAGGAGACCCACAGCCGGGCGGCCGACGCGCGCACCCCGGAGGAGCGCGACGTCGCCGACGCCTTCCTGCAGGCGGCGACCGTGATGTACGCGCAGAACCTGCAGGCGGCGATGGAGGAGCGGCCGCTGCTGCCGAAGGAGTGGCGGGCCGCGTCGACGGTGAGCGACTGGGTGCACACCATCCCCGCGTCGCGGGCGGCCGAGCTCACCGCGCGGATCAAGGAGCTGATCGCGTCCTGCGAGGACGAGCCCGGCGAGGACGCCGTGCCCTTCGCCTTCCAGATCCAGGCGTTCCCGGTGCCGGGACACGTCGCGCCCCGGGACGAGTGA
- a CDS encoding MFS transporter: MRAASGRALAGFLAADAISLAGTRLAQIAVPWLVLTTTGSATSTGLVAFAGLLPLVLAQALCGPWIDRAGARRVAIGFDLASALAVAAVPLAYAAGRLSLPLLVVLVALTGLLRGPSEAARHALVPALVRYVELPTERVTGLVGTTDRLSALVGAAVGGGLVAALGPAPALLVDAGSFLVCALVLAWSTRRLDAGAGRGPGRPSRRSSYLAELRGGWLILRRDPVLLGMMAMVAVTNLLDQGYSSVMLPVWADDVGGGPAAIGLLGACMGGAALAGSVLATWRAERLPRFRTYVVGYLLAGAPRWVVLAVGAPLWLVALVHVVTGLGAGFINPVLGAVQFERIPEEAMGRVSALSLAASWSLMPLGGLLAGLAVTGTGLSTGLLLFGLAYLAATMAPLLSPTWRTIDVRPQARARSASTAARS, translated from the coding sequence GTGCGCGCGGCCTCCGGACGAGCCCTCGCCGGCTTCCTGGCCGCCGACGCGATCTCCCTGGCCGGTACCCGGCTCGCGCAGATCGCCGTCCCGTGGCTGGTGCTGACGACCACCGGGTCGGCGACGAGCACCGGCCTGGTGGCGTTCGCGGGCCTGCTCCCGCTCGTCCTGGCCCAGGCCCTGTGCGGACCGTGGATCGACCGTGCCGGCGCGCGCCGGGTGGCGATCGGCTTCGACCTCGCCTCCGCTCTCGCCGTCGCCGCCGTCCCGCTCGCGTACGCCGCCGGCCGGCTCAGCCTCCCGCTGCTCGTCGTGCTGGTGGCCCTCACCGGCCTGCTCCGCGGGCCCTCGGAGGCGGCCCGGCACGCCCTGGTCCCCGCGCTGGTGCGGTACGTCGAGCTGCCGACGGAGCGGGTCACCGGCCTGGTCGGCACCACCGACCGGCTCTCCGCGCTGGTCGGTGCCGCGGTCGGCGGCGGCCTGGTGGCTGCGCTCGGACCGGCGCCGGCGCTGCTCGTCGACGCGGGATCCTTCCTCGTCTGCGCGCTGGTCCTCGCGTGGTCGACCCGGCGCCTCGACGCCGGAGCCGGGCGCGGGCCGGGGCGGCCGAGCCGGCGGTCGTCGTACCTCGCCGAGCTGCGGGGCGGCTGGCTGATCCTGCGCCGCGACCCGGTGCTGCTCGGCATGATGGCGATGGTCGCCGTGACCAACCTGCTCGACCAGGGCTACTCGTCGGTGATGCTGCCGGTGTGGGCCGACGACGTGGGCGGCGGACCGGCCGCGATCGGCCTGCTCGGTGCGTGCATGGGAGGCGCGGCGCTCGCCGGGTCGGTGCTGGCGACCTGGCGTGCCGAGCGACTGCCGCGGTTCCGCACCTACGTGGTCGGTTACCTGCTCGCGGGCGCCCCGCGCTGGGTCGTCCTGGCGGTGGGTGCGCCGCTGTGGCTGGTGGCCCTGGTGCACGTCGTGACCGGCCTCGGCGCCGGCTTCATCAACCCGGTGCTGGGCGCGGTGCAGTTCGAGCGGATCCCGGAGGAGGCGATGGGCCGGGTGAGCGCGCTGTCGCTCGCGGCGTCGTGGTCGCTGATGCCGTTGGGTGGCCTGCTCGCCGGGCTCGCCGTGACCGGCACGGGCCTGTCGACGGGGTTGCTGCTCTTCGGCCTCGCCTACCTGGCCGCCACGATGGCGCCCCTGCTCTCGCCGACCTGGCGCACCATCGACGTACGGCCTCAGGCCCGGGCGAGGAGCGCCTCGACCGCCGCGAGGTCGTAG
- a CDS encoding FAD-dependent oxidoreductase: MQTIEMGRRGLIAGGAAAFGVLALDALEAEVAAGVRKGRLPRKVDVVVVGAGLAGLVAARRVRAAGHSVLVVEARDRVGGRVLNHELPTGGTIEAGGAFVGPTQDHIKQLAHKLGIATFDEYVTGKNVYLSSLLGRMEFTGTVPPDPTILLDAALALQRLNGFAREVPVDAPWAHPRAAEWDAISLGDWLRRNTLNSKGIERLIQSWTQPGFGADPDQVSLLFVLHYIACSGNETTPGTFERNSDTAGGAQESRFVGGSQRIPLELARRLGKRIALNAAVSRIVQPAHGRVRVHTRRGTVRARRVIVAAPPKQVLGIGFAPALPAGRQALLEQVQMGRLMKCDAVYDKPFWRDRGLTGFGIAESGAVRVAFDNHVADTGHGVLLAFVGGSAWQQYGNRSLEERRTAVLEGFAAMFGEQALHPIDYTEHDWTREQWTGGGPTAIYPPGVLSVHGRHIRTPHGKVHWAGTETSTYWTGYMDGAVRSGKRAAREVLDTLR; this comes from the coding sequence GTGCAGACGATCGAGATGGGCCGCCGCGGACTGATCGCCGGCGGCGCGGCCGCGTTCGGCGTCCTCGCCCTCGACGCGCTGGAGGCCGAGGTCGCGGCCGGCGTCCGGAAGGGGAGGCTGCCGCGCAAGGTCGACGTGGTCGTCGTCGGCGCGGGGCTGGCCGGGCTGGTCGCCGCCCGCCGCGTCCGAGCCGCAGGGCACTCCGTTCTCGTCGTCGAGGCCCGCGACCGTGTCGGCGGCCGGGTGCTCAACCACGAGCTGCCCACCGGCGGCACGATCGAGGCCGGTGGCGCCTTCGTCGGCCCGACCCAGGACCACATCAAGCAGCTCGCCCACAAGCTCGGCATCGCCACCTTCGACGAGTACGTCACCGGCAAGAACGTCTACCTGTCCTCGCTGCTGGGCCGGATGGAGTTCACCGGAACCGTCCCGCCCGACCCGACCATCCTGCTCGACGCCGCGCTCGCGCTGCAGCGCCTCAACGGCTTCGCCAGGGAGGTCCCGGTCGACGCGCCCTGGGCCCACCCGCGCGCCGCCGAGTGGGACGCGATCTCCCTCGGCGACTGGCTGCGCCGCAACACCCTCAACAGCAAGGGCATCGAGCGGCTGATCCAGTCCTGGACCCAGCCCGGCTTCGGCGCCGACCCCGACCAGGTCTCGCTGCTCTTCGTGCTGCACTACATCGCCTGCTCCGGCAACGAGACCACCCCCGGCACCTTCGAGCGCAACTCCGACACCGCGGGCGGCGCCCAGGAGAGCCGGTTCGTCGGCGGCTCCCAGCGGATCCCGCTCGAGCTCGCCCGCCGGCTCGGCAAGCGGATCGCGCTGAACGCCGCCGTCAGCAGGATCGTGCAGCCGGCCCACGGCCGGGTCCGGGTGCACACCCGCCGCGGCACGGTCCGCGCCCGCCGGGTGATCGTCGCCGCGCCGCCCAAGCAGGTCCTCGGGATCGGCTTCGCGCCGGCGCTGCCCGCCGGCCGGCAGGCCCTGCTGGAGCAGGTCCAGATGGGCCGGCTGATGAAGTGCGACGCCGTCTACGACAAGCCGTTCTGGCGCGACCGGGGGCTCACCGGCTTCGGGATCGCCGAGTCCGGCGCGGTCCGGGTCGCGTTCGACAACCACGTCGCCGACACCGGGCACGGCGTGCTGCTGGCGTTCGTCGGTGGCTCCGCGTGGCAGCAGTACGGCAACCGCTCGCTCGAGGAGCGTCGTACGGCGGTGCTGGAGGGCTTCGCCGCGATGTTCGGCGAGCAGGCGCTGCACCCCATCGACTACACCGAGCACGACTGGACCCGCGAGCAGTGGACCGGCGGCGGGCCCACCGCGATCTACCCGCCGGGCGTGCTGTCGGTCCACGGCCGGCACATCCGGACCCCGCACGGCAAGGTGCACTGGGCCGGGACCGAGACCTCGACGTACTGGACCGGCTACATGGACGGCGCGGTCCGCTCGGGCAAGCGCGCCGCTCGGGAGGTGCTGGACACCCTCCGCTGA
- a CDS encoding MFS transporter gives MTTPSPLRSRDFRLLVGGVAVSGLGSAMTPVALAFAVLDLGGSATQLGLVVAAFSAAEVLTILYGGVLGDRLPRQLLMQGSSAATAVSQGACAVVLITGEGSLLFLTLIGVVNGCLGAIAQPASNAMTRSTVTEAQLGRAVVLRSLATQTAYAVGFALAGVIVAVTSPGWAIAVDAATYAVAAVLFALIRVPSTPPAARERLLAELADGAREVFRHAWLWLLIGQALLYHLCFGGVQGVLGPIVVGDTWGKEAWGWALSALMAGFVVGGLVALRWRPRHLLRWGVVMLSLTAAFPLALAAAGDLGVVLAGAFVHGVGLQLFSVSWDLAIQENVAEDMLARVYSFDSVGSYVCRPLGLALTGPVAAVVGTDRWLVVVAAVIGLSSLAALAAPSVRQLTRRPAPLPVVPDSARI, from the coding sequence GTGACCACTCCCTCGCCCCTGCGTTCCCGCGACTTCCGGCTGCTCGTCGGCGGCGTCGCGGTGAGCGGGCTCGGGTCGGCGATGACCCCGGTGGCGCTCGCCTTCGCCGTCCTGGACCTCGGCGGCAGCGCCACCCAGCTCGGCCTGGTCGTGGCCGCGTTCTCGGCGGCCGAGGTCCTCACCATCCTGTACGGCGGCGTCCTGGGCGACCGGCTCCCCCGCCAGCTCCTCATGCAGGGCTCGTCCGCGGCGACCGCGGTCAGCCAGGGCGCCTGCGCCGTCGTCCTGATCACCGGCGAGGGCTCGTTGCTGTTCCTCACCCTGATCGGCGTCGTCAACGGCTGCCTCGGCGCCATCGCCCAGCCGGCGTCCAACGCGATGACCCGCTCGACGGTCACCGAGGCGCAGCTGGGCCGGGCGGTGGTGCTGCGCAGCCTGGCCACCCAGACCGCGTACGCCGTCGGCTTCGCCCTCGCCGGCGTGATCGTCGCGGTCACCAGCCCGGGGTGGGCGATCGCGGTCGACGCGGCGACGTACGCCGTCGCGGCGGTGCTGTTCGCGCTGATCCGGGTGCCGAGCACGCCTCCGGCCGCGCGGGAGCGCCTGCTCGCCGAGCTGGCCGACGGCGCCCGCGAGGTGTTCCGGCACGCCTGGCTGTGGCTGCTGATCGGCCAGGCGCTGCTCTACCACCTGTGCTTCGGCGGCGTGCAGGGCGTGCTCGGGCCGATCGTGGTCGGCGACACGTGGGGCAAGGAGGCGTGGGGCTGGGCGCTCTCGGCGCTGATGGCCGGCTTCGTCGTCGGCGGCCTGGTGGCGCTGCGCTGGCGGCCCCGCCACCTGCTGCGCTGGGGCGTGGTGATGCTCTCGCTCACCGCCGCCTTCCCGCTGGCGCTGGCCGCCGCCGGCGACCTGGGCGTCGTGCTCGCGGGCGCGTTCGTGCACGGCGTCGGGCTCCAGCTGTTCAGCGTCAGCTGGGACCTGGCGATCCAGGAGAACGTCGCGGAGGACATGCTCGCCCGGGTCTACTCCTTCGACTCGGTCGGCTCGTACGTGTGCCGCCCGCTCGGGCTGGCGCTCACCGGCCCGGTCGCGGCCGTCGTCGGCACCGACCGGTGGCTGGTCGTCGTCGCCGCCGTGATCGGGCTCAGCTCGCTCGCCGCGCTCGCCGCCCCCTCGGTGCGGCAGCTGACCCGGCGTCCGGCGCCACTGCCCGTGGTTCCGGATTCCGCGCGCATCTGA
- a CDS encoding fatty acid desaturase, producing the protein MARYATQGADGTAVPWRDRKRYLWILGLVVPLTPIVGIALFEASDRALFFWLTPVVFFGLIPLIDLFAGYDDTNPPDDVIDALENDRFYRWVTYLYLPVQYAGFVAAMWYLATTDLSVAAKVGLAISVGVVGGVAINTAHELGHKRESVERWASKIALAQTFYGHFYIEHNRGHHVRVATPEDPASARMGESVYRFWPRTVTGSLKSSWELEARRFQRKGTHPFHLGNDVLNAWLMTVALWGGLMLWLGLAYDVNPLSLLPYLLLQAVVGFSLLEVVNYMEHYGMVRQKVGTPGRMRYERVTPAHSWNSNNIATNVLLYHLQRHSDHHANPTRRYQTLRDFKDAPVLPTGYTGMIVVALFPPAFRALMDKRVVAHYDGDLRLANLHPAKREKLLSRYPVPAAKLAAEAAALREDESAHEFVGEVLAAQCPGCRYVYEVAQGNELEGFAAGTAWRDIPDDWCCPDCGVREKVDFRPVVPDEMVVKGAL; encoded by the coding sequence ATGGCCAGGTACGCAACGCAAGGAGCCGACGGTACGGCGGTCCCGTGGCGCGACAGGAAGCGCTACCTGTGGATCCTCGGGCTCGTCGTCCCCCTCACCCCGATCGTCGGGATCGCGCTGTTCGAGGCGAGCGACCGGGCGCTCTTCTTCTGGCTCACGCCGGTCGTGTTCTTCGGCCTGATCCCGCTGATCGACCTGTTCGCCGGGTACGACGACACCAACCCGCCCGACGACGTGATCGACGCCCTGGAGAACGACCGGTTCTACCGATGGGTGACCTACCTCTACCTCCCGGTCCAGTACGCCGGGTTCGTCGCAGCCATGTGGTACCTCGCCACCACCGACCTGTCGGTCGCGGCCAAGGTCGGCCTCGCCATCTCGGTCGGCGTGGTCGGCGGCGTTGCGATCAACACCGCCCACGAGCTCGGGCACAAGCGCGAGTCGGTCGAGCGCTGGGCGTCGAAGATCGCCCTGGCGCAGACGTTCTACGGTCACTTCTACATCGAGCACAACCGCGGCCATCACGTCCGCGTGGCGACGCCGGAGGACCCCGCCAGCGCGCGGATGGGCGAGAGCGTCTACCGGTTCTGGCCGCGCACCGTCACCGGCTCGCTGAAGAGCTCGTGGGAGCTGGAGGCCCGGCGCTTCCAGCGCAAGGGCACCCACCCCTTCCACCTCGGCAACGACGTGCTCAACGCCTGGCTGATGACCGTCGCGCTGTGGGGCGGGCTGATGCTCTGGCTCGGCCTGGCGTACGACGTCAACCCGCTCAGCCTGCTGCCCTACCTCCTGCTCCAGGCCGTCGTCGGCTTCTCCCTGCTCGAGGTCGTCAACTACATGGAGCACTACGGGATGGTGCGCCAGAAGGTCGGCACTCCGGGCCGGATGCGCTACGAGCGGGTCACCCCGGCGCACTCGTGGAACTCCAACAACATCGCCACCAACGTGCTGCTCTACCACCTGCAGCGCCACAGCGACCACCACGCCAACCCGACCCGGCGCTACCAGACCCTGCGCGACTTCAAGGACGCGCCGGTGCTGCCGACCGGCTACACCGGGATGATCGTGGTCGCCCTGTTCCCGCCGGCCTTCCGGGCGCTCATGGACAAGCGCGTGGTCGCCCACTACGACGGTGACCTGCGCCTGGCGAACCTGCACCCCGCCAAGCGCGAGAAGCTGCTGAGCAGGTACCCCGTCCCGGCCGCGAAGCTCGCGGCCGAGGCCGCCGCCCTGCGCGAGGACGAGAGCGCCCACGAGTTCGTGGGCGAGGTGCTCGCCGCGCAGTGCCCCGGGTGCCGGTACGTCTACGAGGTCGCGCAGGGCAACGAGCTCGAGGGCTTCGCCGCCGGTACGGCGTGGCGGGACATTCCCGACGACTGGTGCTGCCCCGACTGCGGCGTGCGCGAGAAGGTCGACTTCAGGCCCGTCGTACCGGACGAGATGGTCGTGAAGGGGGCGCTCTGA